The sequence CAGAAGACGGAAACTTGCGCCCGCTCGATGATATCGAAGCCGACGTGATCCGCCTTGCCATCGGCCATTACCGTGGCCGCATGACCGAAGTTGCCCGCCGTCTCGGCATTGGGCGCTCCACTCTTTACCGCAAGCTAGGCGATCTGGGCATCGACAACGCCGCTTAAGCGCATTAGCGGCGGAGTATGACAGATACTCCATTCTCAGACTTTTCCGGCAAGACTGCGCTCGTAACCGGCGCAGCATCAGGCATTGGCGCAGGCGTCGCCCGCTGGCTGGACGCGCACGGCATTGGCAAGCTGGTGCTTGTTGATCTGGACGGAGACGGCCTCAACGCCCTCAAACTTAATTGCGAGACCGAACACCACATCGGCAGTGTCGCTGACGAAGCGCTATGGGCAAAGGTCGAAGCATCGCTCCCCAATCTCGACTATTGCGTGGTGAACGCAGGCATCGGCGGCAGCGGCGAGATTGCTGACCTGTCTCTAGAAGAATGGCGCCGCGTGACCTCGGTCAATCTGGACGGAGCGTTCCTGACACTGGGCGCTGGCATCCGCGCGATGAAGAAATCCGGCGGCGGCAGCGCGGTCGTTGTCGCCTCGGTCACCGGCATCAAGCCCATCCCCGGTATCGGCCCTTACGGAGTGGCCAAAGCAGGCGTCGCCCATATGGCGCGCATCGCCGCAGCTGAAAACGCTGCACACGGCATCCGCGTAAATGCCGTCGCGCCGGGCGGCGTGGACACGGCAATCTGGGAAAGCGGCGAACAATTCCGCGAAGCCGTCGCCGCGCATGGCCGCGAAGCCGCGCTAAAAGGAATGGCCGCCACCACCCCGCGCGGACAGTTCGCCACGGCGGACGAACTGGCTGGCGAAATCGGCTTCCTGCTAAGCGATATGGCAGCGAACATTACTGGGACTGTGCTGGTGACCGATGGCGGGTTTAGTTTTTAGTCGAGGCGCTCAACGAGCCAACTAAAGGGTCGCACGCAATGCGTAAGCTGGCTCAAGGTCAGCTATCGACACGTCGGCGCTGCTGGCAAACGCTTCCTCAATGGTCTTGAGCAAACGTTCGGCGGCATCTCTTCGTTGTGGGCCAGTTCGTCGCCCATTTTTCACAAGTTCATCAACGACCTTTTGCATCGCAGACGCGTGAACTGGTGCACATCGAATAAGAGCTCGGCGTGCCGCCTCAATGCCTTCTCCGTCTGGTTCTTGAGAGATCACTTTTTCGAAATTGACATGCAAGCAGTAGCCGTAGTGGTCGAGCCACTCGACAGCCATTTGCGGGTTCTCTCGCGGATGAAGTTCCTGAGGTGAGGCGGTAAGAAGCAGCAATTCCAGTATCATAGCTCATCCAACTTCCTACATCTTGAACGACAATGTTAGGCCGCAACTGATGAACAATCTCGTAAGTTTACGGAATTGAGAGCATCCTCGTCAGTCAGCCATCTCACTAAAGTCCGTTAGCGCCGCATCCCTTAGCCCGCGCCATACGTTACGCGCCTGAACCGTCGCGGCGACGTCGTGCACTCTCAGCATTTGCACGCCTGCATCCATGCCCGCCACTGCCAGCGCGAGCGAGCCGCCGAGGCGATCTTCTATTGCAGCTTCGTTCGACAGCGCGCCGATCATGCGTTTGCGGCTGGCACCGAGCAGCAGCGGTTGGCCCAGCGCGTGAAACAACGGCAGCGCATTGAGCAGTGCCAAATTATCCGCCAGCGATTTGCCGAAACCGATGCCGACGTCGAGCAGGATATTTTCGCGCGCGATACCGGCGGCGATGGCGGCATCGCGGCGGGCCTTTAGCCAGTCGAACACGTCGAGCACCACATTGGCATATTCGCCGCCTGCGTGGAGCGCCTCACCCTCCCCCGGCGCATGCATCAGCACCACCGGCACACCGGCGCGGGCGACGATCTCCAGACTGCGCGGATCGTGGCGCAGCGCGGAGACATCGTTGATCATATGCGCGCCAGCCTCCAGCGCAGCCTCCATCACTGCCGGGCGGCGCGTATCGATGCTGATCGCTGCGTCCATCGTGGCGCAATATTCGGTGGCAGGTTTGACCCGCTCGATCTCGTCGCCTTCCCACACCGCCGCCGCGCCGGGTCGCGTGCTTTCGCCGCCAATATCGACCAGCGCCGCGCCCGCCTCCAGCATCGCTGCGGCGTGGGCTTGCCCGACTTCTGGATCGTCCAGAAAAGCGCCGCCATCCGAAAAACTATCAGGCGTTACGTTCAGAATGCCCATAATCTGCGGTTGGTCGAGCCGGATAGTCCGCTCACCTAATTGCAGCGGAGGATGTGCAAAGCGTAGGGCGGTCCACTGCTTCTCACCCTCGGCCGCGGCATCATCGGGCAATCTAGCCAGCGCGTTAGCGATCCCAGATGGTGAAACCACCTCGCGCTGGGTGACCGCACCATCGCGGCGCATCATCACAGCAAAGCGGCTGGCATAGACCATCCCGCCGGCCAGCCGGACAGCCTCGCCCTCTTCGCTCTGTGGGCTGGGCGCGAAGCTGATCGGGCGGATATAGATTTGGTCTGGCATCAAACCCTCATTCGTCATTGCAAGCGTAGCGAAGCAATCCAGTGTGGGTGCGCGCTAGCTCTGGATTGCCGCGTCGCTCCGCTCCTCGCAATAACGAAGTGTTAGCAATCCCCCGTTGCTCCTGATTTTCTGTCTCTCAGACACATGAAAAGGGCGGCACAAATGCGCCGCCCTTCCCGTTATTCAGTTCACAAAATTGCGATCAGAAGCCGACGCGAATACCCGCCGTGATCAGCGACTGTTCGGATTCCACACTCAGCGTTGCCGGGAGAAGATTCAGCGGAATATCCGCATCTTTAAAGTTTGCGCGGTAATTATATTGCAAGAAGCCATCGATCGCTTCGGAAAAGCCGTAACTCGCGCCGACAATACCTTGCCATGCGAAGCCGCCGTCATTGTCATCGCCGACATCGACGCCGGACGGACTAAAGTCCACGCTGGTGTCCTGATAGCCAAGGCCAACACCGACATAAGGCTCGATGCCGCCTCCTTTGTTCAAGTCATACAGCACATTGGCGAATACACCGATGTTGCTGACACTGCCTTGGCCATCGGCGATCACATCACCAACAGTAGGGTTGGCCGCATCAGCTGCGCCGCGTGTCAGCACAGCCACATCAACACCATCGATATCCGTACCACCAACCGTCAGGCCGCGGTGCGTGTCGACGCCGTAATCGGAATAGGCAACTTCGAGCTCCACGCGCAGACCGCTATCAAAAGCACGGCCGATCTGGCCCGAGATGGTGTAGCCCGTGTCAAATTCGGTGGTCCAACCTACTGGCGTACCAGCGGGAATTTCATCGAAATCGGCAGTTGCAGCAACTGCGGCGTCAAATTCGCCGGAGTTATTGGAGTTCGACGGCAGCACGATACCGCCGCTCACACCGACATAGGTTTCATCGGCATGTGCTACGGTGGGGACGAAAAGCGCTCCTGCTGCAAGCGCAGGTACGATTAGCTTTCTCATGTCATTTCCTCATCTTGATTTCCGCGCAGCGGGGGTACCGCACGAAACTCCGTCAGAAATGACCTGCTTGGATTGCTCGTTCCTGACTAATTGGAAAGAAACGACAAACTGTGGCTAATCTTCGGTGGCGAGCAGATATGTCTGCCGAATTGCGTCAATCGGCTTCACTGTGCCTTCGTGCTCGATATGCCAGAATGTCCAGCCATTGCAGCTCGGCGCGCCTTGCAAATCCTTGCCCAATCCGTGGATCGAACCGGTCTGCTTTTCATAGGACAGCGAGCCATCCGCGCGGACCTTCGCGACCCAGCGGCGCTTCTTGTCGAAGATTTCTGAACCGGGCTGGATATAGCCGTTTTCCACGAGCGCACCGAAGGCAACGCGCGGTGCGTTCTTCTTGCTCTGCATAGTTTCCAGCGCGCTTTCATCGAGTGGCAGCGCCAGTTCGATGCGCTCCATGGCGACTTCACGGTAAACGCTCTCACGCTCACAGCCGATCCAGTCACGGCCAAGGCGCTTGGCAACGGCGCCTGTGGTGCCGGTGCCGAAGAACGGGTCGAGCACAACGTCGCCCTTCTCGGTCGTCGCCAGCATCACACGGTAAAGCAGTGCTTCGGGCTTCTGTGTCGGGTGCGCTTTTGTGCCATCGCGTTTCAGACGTTCCTGACCGCCGCAAATTGGCAGAACCCAGTCACTGCGCATTTGCAGCTCGTCATTCAGCGTCTTCATCGCGCGGTAATTGAACTGGTAACGGGCTTTTTCGCCCATGCCTGCCCAGATCAGTGTTTCGTGCGCGTTGGTAAAACGCGTGCCTTTGAAGTTCGGCATCGGGTTCGATTTGCGCCAGATAACGTCGTTCAGGATCCAGAAGCCAAGGTCTTGCAGGATCGAGCCAACGCGGAAGATATTGTGGTAGCTGCCGATCACCCACAGGGCACCGTCAGGCTTCAGAACGCGCCTCGCCTCTGTCATCCAGTCTTTTGTAAACTTGTCATAAATAGCGAGACTGTCGAATTGATCCCAATGATCCGTAACCGCGTCGACCTGTGTCCCATCGGGACGGTTCAGATCGCCGCCTAGCTGGAGATTATAGGGAGGGTCAGCGAAGACCATATCTACGCTGTTATCGGGCAACTGGCGCATCGCTTCGACGCAATCGCCGTCCAGAATCTGGCCCAGAGGCAGATCGGCCTTCGATACCGTTTCCACGACTTTCATCTTGCGCGCACGCGCCTTTGTGTCGGCCAAAACCTGCACCATTCTTGATTGCCCCTTTAAGTTATCCACAGGGTGAGTCCAAGCGGACTCCGCGTCAAGGACGGATTGTCGCAGCTTATGGTTAACGCGGCGCTAACCATAAAAGAACATAGCGAGTCCGGCACATCATGCTGTGCCACAGCCAGCCGTTAGGACTCGATATGTTGGGGTGTGGCGGCGAAGACTCGGTTCGTCGCTTTTTACAGGTTTAGAGCAGCAGTAACTGCGCAACCGGGGCAAAACTGCGACGATGGAGCGATGTCGGACCGTGTTCCTGCAAGGCCGCCATATGGTCCCTCGTGCCGTAGCCCTTGTTCCGTTCCCACCCATAATGCGGATGCCGTTCGGCCGCTTCGCACATCACGCGGTCGCGGTATTCCTTGGCGATGATGGATGCGGCAGAGATGCAGGGTTCGATCCCGTCCCCGCCGACAATCGCACGCGCGGGCCAGCGCCATTCCTCACGGCGGCCTATGGGGGTCATATTGCCGTCGATCAGAACCTGATCCGGTTCGCGAACGATAACCGAGCATAGCTGCTCTACTGCTAGCGTCATCGCCAACATCGTCGCGCCAAAGATGTTGAGCCGGTCTATATCCTCCACATCGACCACCCCGATGCCAAACGCGCAGCTCTTGCGGATTTCGGCCTCCAGCACGCCTCTACGCTTGGCCGTCAATTTCTTTGAATCATCCAAACCTTCGGGACATGGCTTGCACAGCAGGACAGCAGACGCCACAACCGGGCCAGCCAGCGGCCCGCGGCCTGCCTCATCCACCCCGATGATCAGGTCATCTCCGGCCATCTCGGCACAAAATTCAGGATGAGGTGTTCCAACTAGCATGATCAAACAAACGCTCCAGTCCGCCATTCTTCTATCATCCGCCTCGTTGCTGCTCGCAAGCTGCAGTGCAGAGGCAAACGGGGATATCCCTGCAACGCCGGGTGTCGATACGGCTGATCCCTTCACAATCGAAAGACTGGGCGAATTTGAAGAGCCATGGGCAGCGGCCTTCGCCCCGGGTACCGAAACGCTGGTGATCACCGAGAAAGAAGGCACGATCAAAGCCTATATGCCCAACGGACGGACGCTGGATGTGTCCGGCGCGCCAGAGGTCGATTATGGCGGCCAGGGCGGCATGGGCGATGTGGCCTTTCTTGAAAGCGAGGCATCCTCGACACTCGGCTCGCGAACAATTTACCTAAGCTGGGTCGAAGCAGGCAGCGGCGGCAAACGCGGCGCTGCAGTGGGCAAAGGCCAATTCACCTGTGCCGCGCAATCGTGCAGCATCAATGATCTCAACGTCATTTGGCGGCAGGACAAAGTCAGCGGCAAAGGCCATTATTCACACCGCTTGGCATTCTCGCCAGATGGCGAATATCTCTACGTCGCATCGGGCGACCGCCAGAAGAAACAACCCGCACAGGATCTGACCAACAACCTCGGTACCGTCGTGCGACTGACGCTGGATGGCAAGCCCGCCGAAGGCAATCCATTTGCCGACCAAGGATCGCCTACCGATCAGATTTGGTCATACGGTCACCGCAATATTCTCGGCCTGCAATTCGATGCCGAAGGGCGCTTGTGGGACCTCGAGCATGGTCCAGCAGGCGGTGACGAACTTAATCTTGTCGAGCGCGGCGCAAACTATGGCTGGCCGGTTGTCAGCGACGGCGACGAATATAGCGGACGTGACATTCCCGACCATTCGACACGGCCTGAATTCAGCACGGCGGCCATCGGCTGGACCCCGGTTATCGCGCCAGGCAACTACATTTTCTATAGCGGCGACATGTTTGATGCTTGGAAGGGTGACGCGCTGATTGCAGGCCTATCCTCAGAAGCCATCGTGCGGGTTACGATTGACGGCGAGACGGCTACAGAAACGGGCCGCTACACAATGAAACGCCGTATTCGGGAGATTGTGCAAGCGCCTGATGGCTCCTTGTTGGTGCTTGAAGATGGCGGGGATGCGGGCCTGCTGAAACTTACGCCTCGCCAGTAACAAGCGAATAGCGGTTGGCAAAGCGCGCGCGGCCACTTAACGGCCCGCGCACATGGCGAATATCATCCCTCTCGACGGCGTTGATGCCGAATTGGTCGAAGAACTGCTCGACGCAGCTTTTGGCGCAGACCGGCACAAGCGCACCGCATACCGTATTCGCGAGGGGCAAGAGTTCCTCCCGCCGCTCAGCTTCGCCGCGCTGGATGAGGATAATATGCTGGCCGGCACCATCCAGGCGTGGCCTGTTGCGCTGACGGACGAAAACGGCCGCCGCCACCCGATGGTGATGATCGGCCCCGTCGCTGTTCTGCCAGACAAACAAAATGACGGATATGGTAAAGCGCTGATGCTGGCGACACTGGGCGGGATGCAGGGCGATGCCGTTCTGCCGCAGGTGATGATCGGCGCCCCTGAATACTACGAGCGCTTCTTCGACTTCACTGCCGCGCATACGGGCGGCTGGCGTTGTCCGGGCCCGTATGAGCAGGAACGCTTGCTGGTCCGCTCCGCCAATCCCGCTGTTCTGCCGGAAGCTGGCATGCTTGGCCCTTGGGATGTGCCCAAGTAAGCCAGCTAGCTAGACCAAGGCGCAGCGCTGTGGCATCCGCATGGCAATGCCTTACGAGCCGCCACCCGAACTTGCCGGACTTTCGCTGAACCAGATCGCTGAGGCGGTCGAGGCGCGTAAACTGCCGCCCGTCGATCAGTGGTCTCCGGACAATAGCGGCGACAGCGAAATGCGGATCGCGCATGACGGCAAATGGTATCATCAGGGTAGCGAGATCACCCGGCCCGCCATGGTCCGCGCATTTGCCTCGCTGCTGATCCGAGATGCCAGCGGCCAGCATTGGCTGATGACGCCCTATCAAAAGCTCACCATCGAAGTTGAAGACGCGGCCTTTATCGCGGTTGATATGCAGGTGAGCGAAGGCGCATTGGCCTTTCGCCTCAATACCGATGACCTAGTTGTTGCGGGGCCCGACAATCCGCTCAGCGCGCGCGGCGATCCTGATACGCCCTCGCTCTATCTGGCCGTGCGCCATGGCTGCGAGGCAAGGCTCAACCGCAGCACTTACGCGCAGATTGCCGAATATTCCGCCTCACTTGGCGATGATTGGACGGTCGCCAGCCAAGGCTCCGAATTCGCGCTGGTGCCGGCATGAGCGCGCTGTTTGATGAATTGCACCGGCTGCACCGCGCAGGCCACGAAGTCGATATCCACGACTTGCTCGACGATGGAGGCCTTGGACCCGATGGCACCTCGCGCGATGCAGCCGTCCTGATCGCCATTACCGACCGCCCTCGCCCCGGTGTGCTGTTGACCCAGCGGCCTGACACCATGGCTGACCATCCGGGGCAAGTCGCCTTCCCCGGCGGCAAGATCGAGCATGGCGAAACCGCTATCGAAGCCGCTCTGCGCGAGGCAGAGGAAGAACTTGGCGTTGCACCTGATGCGGTTCGGGTAATCGGCCCGACTGACTTGTTCAATACGGGTAGCGGCTTTGCAGTTACGCCTGTGCTCGCGGTCGTTCCGCATGACATTTCAATCACTCCCGATCCCGGCGAGGTAGCCGACTGGTTCGAACCGCCGCTCGATTTCGTGTTCGATCCTGCCAACCGATCTGCTCACGAAGCATTTTGGAAGGGCCAGAACCGGCAGTATTACCAGATCAATTGGGAAGGCTACCGTATCTGGGGCATAACCGCCGCGATCATTGCCAACCTCTCACGCCGGATGGATTGGAGGGGGCTGATCAATGGCTAAGACCCTTCCCGCCGCCGAGTGGACCAAGCGCCCTGCCCTCGCGGCGCTGGTTGCGGCTCTCGGTAATGGTAACGCTCGCTGGGTCGGCGGCGCGGTGCGCGACACGCTGCTGGGCACGCCGGTGAGCGATATCGACTGCGCCACGCCCCTTCTGCCCGAAGAAGTGATTGCACGCCTCAAGGACGCGGGTATCCGCTCGGTACCAACCGGCCTCGCACACGGTACGGTCACTGCGCTGGTCGAAGGCGGGAATGTCGAGATTACCACACTGCGGCATGACGTCAGCACTGATGGCCGCCGCGCCACAGTCAAATTCGCAAGCGAATGGAAAGACGATGCCGCCCGCCGCGATTTCACGATCAATGCGCTCTATGCTGATCCTGACACGCTTGAGGTTCACGACTATTTCGGCGGCTTGGCCGATTTGGAGGCGCGAACAGTTCGCTTTATCGGCGACGCCCGCGAGCGCATCCGCGAGGACCACTTGCGGATCTTGCGCTACTTCCGCTTTCAGGCGCGCTTTGGTGCTGATTTGGACGAAGAGGCCGAAAAAGCCTGCAGTGAACTTGCAGAAACACTGGAAGCACTGTCGCGCGAGCGTGTTGGCTGGGAATTGCTCAATCTGCTCGGCCTACCGGACCCCGCGCCTACCATTAACCGCACACATGAGCTGGGCGTATTGCAAGTCGTGCTGCCAGAAAGCGGCAAGCGAGAACTCGTCAAACTGGCGGAATTGATCGAAGCTGAGCGCCGCACCAGAACCGCGCCCGATGGACTTCGCCGCCTCGCCGCACTGCTACCAGCCCTGCCCACTATCGCAATATCCGTGGGCAAGCGACTACGCCTGTCACGCCAGCAATGCGGCCGCCTGGGTTGCGCTGCTGAACGCAATGATCAAGATCAAGCGGACCCACGCGCGCTCGCCTACCGCGCAGGGATCGAATGCGCCGTGGACCGCTTGCTGATGGCCGGTGCCGACCTTTCCGCTTTCGAAGGTTGGGACCTTCCCGATTTCCCGCTCAAAGGCGGTGCCATTGTACAACACGGGATCAAGCCGGGACCGCAAGTTGCGCGCATTTTGAGCGAAATCGAGGACCAATGGATCGCAGAGGGCTTTCCCGATAACCTGCGCGTTTCCGCCATTCTTGAGTCCAAACTCGCGCAAGAGTGAAACTTAAATGCGCAAGTTAATTGCGTTTTCACATAAGACGCCCTACATGGCCCTCAACGACCGGCGCGGAATGAACCGCGCTATCGACTGCGAGCGTGAACCTAGCCGCTCTTAAATGGCTAAGGTCCCGCAGCGATCAATTGGGTGCGTTCCTACGTAAAGCTTCCCCCTCACGCTTGGGTCGCCGAATGACCCCTGCGCCCGGACTCTGAGTCTGTTTGGCGCACACTGAGAGTATAACTATGTCTTATTTCGAAGAGCTCGGCCTTGCCGAGCCTATCCTGCGCGCTCTGAAGTCGAAGGGGTATGATACCCCCACGCCGATCCAGCGCGAGAGTATTCCTGCGCTGATGCAGGGCCGTGACCTTCTGGGCATCGCCCAGACCGGTACCGGCAAAACCGCCGCATTCTCCCTGCCTTCGCTGCACAAGCTGGCGCAGGGCAATGTTAAGCCCAAACCAGCCGCTTGCCGCATGCTGATTCTTTCGCCAACGCGCGAATTGGCTGCACAGATCGCTGAGAACATGCGTTTTTATGCGAAGAACCTGCCGCTTTCGATCCAGTGCATTTTCGGCGGTGTTCCTGCCAGTAAGCAGGCCCGCAAGCTGGTAAACGGTGTTGACGTTCTGGTGGCGACACCGGGCCGCCTTATCGACCTCGTCGAACAGCGCGCACTGACGCTTAGCAACGTGGAAATCTTCGTCCTCGACGAAGCTGACCAGATGATGGACCTCGGTTTCATCAAGCCGCTGACCCGCATCGCCAACATGCTGCCGAAGCAACGTCAGAGCCTGTTCTTCAGCGCAACGATGCCGAAAGCCATCGCCGATCTCGGCAAGCGCTTCATCGACAATCCGGTTCGCGTCGAAGTCGCTCCGCAGTCCACGACTGCCGAGCGCGTCGAGCAATATTGCACCCATATCAATCAGGCTGAAAAGCAGGCGCTTCTCACTCTGTCACTGCGCAAAGGCATCGCCAATGGCGAGATCGAAAGCGCGCTGGTGTTCACTCGCACGAAGCACGGTGCCGACCGCGTTGTGCGTCACTTGATCTCGGCCGGTATCAACGCCGCTGCGATCCACGGCAACAAGACGCAGGCCCAGCGCACCCGCGCACTCGACGGTTTCCGCCGCGGTGCAGTGCCAGTGCTAGTCGCAACCGACATTGCCGCACGCGGCATCGACGTTCCCGGTGTGAGCGTTGTGTTCAACTTCGAAATCCCGAATGTTGCAGAGCAATATGTCCACCGCATCGGCCGCACGGCCCGCGCTGGTAAGGGCGGCATGGCAATCAGCTATATCGCTCCGGACGAGCGGCCATATATCCGCGATATCGAGAAGCTAACCGGCCTGCGCCTGACGCCAGTGCCGCTGATCGAAGATTTCCAAGCGCAAGCAAAAGCGCTGCCTGCTCCTGCCAAAAAGAAGACCGGCAGCGAATATGGCGGTGGTCGCGGCGGACGCCCCGGTGGCGGCGGCGGTAATCGCGGCGGCCGTCCTGGCGGCGGTGATCGCAATGGCGGCAAGAAGAACTA comes from Altererythrobacter sp. ZODW24 and encodes:
- a CDS encoding DUF1285 domain-containing protein, which translates into the protein MPYEPPPELAGLSLNQIAEAVEARKLPPVDQWSPDNSGDSEMRIAHDGKWYHQGSEITRPAMVRAFASLLIRDASGQHWLMTPYQKLTIEVEDAAFIAVDMQVSEGALAFRLNTDDLVVAGPDNPLSARGDPDTPSLYLAVRHGCEARLNRSTYAQIAEYSASLGDDWTVASQGSEFALVPA
- a CDS encoding CCA tRNA nucleotidyltransferase; amino-acid sequence: MAKTLPAAEWTKRPALAALVAALGNGNARWVGGAVRDTLLGTPVSDIDCATPLLPEEVIARLKDAGIRSVPTGLAHGTVTALVEGGNVEITTLRHDVSTDGRRATVKFASEWKDDAARRDFTINALYADPDTLEVHDYFGGLADLEARTVRFIGDARERIREDHLRILRYFRFQARFGADLDEEAEKACSELAETLEALSRERVGWELLNLLGLPDPAPTINRTHELGVLQVVLPESGKRELVKLAELIEAERRTRTAPDGLRRLAALLPALPTIAISVGKRLRLSRQQCGRLGCAAERNDQDQADPRALAYRAGIECAVDRLLMAGADLSAFEGWDLPDFPLKGGAIVQHGIKPGPQVARILSEIEDQWIAEGFPDNLRVSAILESKLAQE
- a CDS encoding site-specific DNA-methyltransferase, coding for MKVVETVSKADLPLGQILDGDCVEAMRQLPDNSVDMVFADPPYNLQLGGDLNRPDGTQVDAVTDHWDQFDSLAIYDKFTKDWMTEARRVLKPDGALWVIGSYHNIFRVGSILQDLGFWILNDVIWRKSNPMPNFKGTRFTNAHETLIWAGMGEKARYQFNYRAMKTLNDELQMRSDWVLPICGGQERLKRDGTKAHPTQKPEALLYRVMLATTEKGDVVLDPFFGTGTTGAVAKRLGRDWIGCERESVYREVAMERIELALPLDESALETMQSKKNAPRVAFGALVENGYIQPGSEIFDKKRRWVAKVRADGSLSYEKQTGSIHGLGKDLQGAPSCNGWTFWHIEHEGTVKPIDAIRQTYLLATED
- a CDS encoding DEAD/DEAH box helicase — its product is MSYFEELGLAEPILRALKSKGYDTPTPIQRESIPALMQGRDLLGIAQTGTGKTAAFSLPSLHKLAQGNVKPKPAACRMLILSPTRELAAQIAENMRFYAKNLPLSIQCIFGGVPASKQARKLVNGVDVLVATPGRLIDLVEQRALTLSNVEIFVLDEADQMMDLGFIKPLTRIANMLPKQRQSLFFSATMPKAIADLGKRFIDNPVRVEVAPQSTTAERVEQYCTHINQAEKQALLTLSLRKGIANGEIESALVFTRTKHGADRVVRHLISAGINAAAIHGNKTQAQRTRALDGFRRGAVPVLVATDIAARGIDVPGVSVVFNFEIPNVAEQYVHRIGRTARAGKGGMAISYIAPDERPYIRDIEKLTGLRLTPVPLIEDFQAQAKALPAPAKKKTGSEYGGGRGGRPGGGGGNRGGRPGGGDRNGGKKNYAGGGRRKAYSAKPAGGQGGGNRQRSS
- a CDS encoding SDR family oxidoreductase; translation: MTDTPFSDFSGKTALVTGAASGIGAGVARWLDAHGIGKLVLVDLDGDGLNALKLNCETEHHIGSVADEALWAKVEASLPNLDYCVVNAGIGGSGEIADLSLEEWRRVTSVNLDGAFLTLGAGIRAMKKSGGGSAVVVASVTGIKPIPGIGPYGVAKAGVAHMARIAAAENAAHGIRVNAVAPGGVDTAIWESGEQFREAVAAHGREAALKGMAATTPRGQFATADELAGEIGFLLSDMAANITGTVLVTDGGFSF
- the folP gene encoding dihydropteroate synthase, which encodes MPDQIYIRPISFAPSPQSEEGEAVRLAGGMVYASRFAVMMRRDGAVTQREVVSPSGIANALARLPDDAAAEGEKQWTALRFAHPPLQLGERTIRLDQPQIMGILNVTPDSFSDGGAFLDDPEVGQAHAAAMLEAGAALVDIGGESTRPGAAAVWEGDEIERVKPATEYCATMDAAISIDTRRPAVMEAALEAGAHMINDVSALRHDPRSLEIVARAGVPVVLMHAPGEGEALHAGGEYANVVLDVFDWLKARRDAAIAAGIARENILLDVGIGFGKSLADNLALLNALPLFHALGQPLLLGASRKRMIGALSNEAAIEDRLGGSLALAVAGMDAGVQMLRVHDVAATVQARNVWRGLRDAALTDFSEMAD
- a CDS encoding outer membrane beta-barrel protein — encoded protein: MRKLIVPALAAGALFVPTVAHADETYVGVSGGIVLPSNSNNSGEFDAAVAATADFDEIPAGTPVGWTTEFDTGYTISGQIGRAFDSGLRVELEVAYSDYGVDTHRGLTVGGTDIDGVDVAVLTRGAADAANPTVGDVIADGQGSVSNIGVFANVLYDLNKGGGIEPYVGVGLGYQDTSVDFSPSGVDVGDDNDGGFAWQGIVGASYGFSEAIDGFLQYNYRANFKDADIPLNLLPATLSVESEQSLITAGIRVGF
- a CDS encoding N-acetyltransferase, with translation MANIIPLDGVDAELVEELLDAAFGADRHKRTAYRIREGQEFLPPLSFAALDEDNMLAGTIQAWPVALTDENGRRHPMVMIGPVAVLPDKQNDGYGKALMLATLGGMQGDAVLPQVMIGAPEYYERFFDFTAAHTGGWRCPGPYEQERLLVRSANPAVLPEAGMLGPWDVPK
- a CDS encoding ribonuclease HII; amino-acid sequence: MAGDDLIIGVDEAGRGPLAGPVVASAVLLCKPCPEGLDDSKKLTAKRRGVLEAEIRKSCAFGIGVVDVEDIDRLNIFGATMLAMTLAVEQLCSVIVREPDQVLIDGNMTPIGRREEWRWPARAIVGGDGIEPCISAASIIAKEYRDRVMCEAAERHPHYGWERNKGYGTRDHMAALQEHGPTSLHRRSFAPVAQLLLL
- a CDS encoding CoA pyrophosphatase; translation: MSALFDELHRLHRAGHEVDIHDLLDDGGLGPDGTSRDAAVLIAITDRPRPGVLLTQRPDTMADHPGQVAFPGGKIEHGETAIEAALREAEEELGVAPDAVRVIGPTDLFNTGSGFAVTPVLAVVPHDISITPDPGEVADWFEPPLDFVFDPANRSAHEAFWKGQNRQYYQINWEGYRIWGITAAIIANLSRRMDWRGLING
- a CDS encoding PQQ-dependent sugar dehydrogenase → MIKQTLQSAILLSSASLLLASCSAEANGDIPATPGVDTADPFTIERLGEFEEPWAAAFAPGTETLVITEKEGTIKAYMPNGRTLDVSGAPEVDYGGQGGMGDVAFLESEASSTLGSRTIYLSWVEAGSGGKRGAAVGKGQFTCAAQSCSINDLNVIWRQDKVSGKGHYSHRLAFSPDGEYLYVASGDRQKKQPAQDLTNNLGTVVRLTLDGKPAEGNPFADQGSPTDQIWSYGHRNILGLQFDAEGRLWDLEHGPAGGDELNLVERGANYGWPVVSDGDEYSGRDIPDHSTRPEFSTAAIGWTPVIAPGNYIFYSGDMFDAWKGDALIAGLSSEAIVRVTIDGETATETGRYTMKRRIREIVQAPDGSLLVLEDGGDAGLLKLTPRQ